The following coding sequences lie in one Acidobacteriota bacterium genomic window:
- a CDS encoding PspA/IM30 family protein, with the protein MWNRLKRLFRSIFGGLIDSAEDPELILQQLIRDMNDEVPKMRENVAQVMATEKRLEREIQANQSKLTDLDNKIKAAIRVGKDDIATALIGELQIAQRALTTSQQNHESAKAASSKAREYFDNYMVNVRRRQAEAMQLISANKQAQMQERLAATMASFQMGDTSQTFDDMREKIANRSAAAEARAELASTSIDSRMQGIEKELANVEAMDMLQAYKQQMGLAAPAAAPALGEGAPKMNADRTLGSAEYVPQERKLTE; encoded by the coding sequence ATGTGGAATCGTCTTAAAAGACTGTTTCGTTCGATCTTTGGTGGCTTGATTGATAGCGCTGAAGACCCTGAATTGATCCTTCAGCAGTTGATACGTGATATGAATGATGAAGTGCCGAAGATGCGCGAAAATGTCGCCCAGGTTATGGCAACCGAAAAGCGGCTGGAACGCGAAATCCAAGCCAATCAAAGCAAGCTCACCGATCTGGACAATAAAATCAAAGCCGCCATCCGCGTGGGCAAAGATGACATTGCTACGGCGCTGATTGGCGAGTTGCAAATTGCTCAACGCGCTCTGACCACCAGCCAGCAAAACCATGAATCGGCTAAAGCTGCTTCCTCCAAAGCGCGCGAGTATTTCGATAATTACATGGTCAACGTTCGCCGCCGTCAGGCCGAGGCCATGCAACTGATTTCCGCCAACAAACAAGCGCAAATGCAGGAGCGTTTGGCTGCCACGATGGCCAGTTTCCAGATGGGCGATACTTCGCAGACTTTCGACGACATGCGTGAAAAGATCGCCAACCGATCCGCTGCGGCGGAAGCCAGAGCCGAATTGGCCTCCACAAGCATTGATTCACGGATGCAGGGCATTGAAAAAGAACTGGCGAACGTCGAAGCGATGGATATGTTGCAGGCATACAAACAACAAATGGGCCTTGCAGCCCCAGCCGCGGCTCCGGCACTGGGCGAAGGTGCACCAAAAATGAATGCTGACCGAACGCTCGGTTCGGCGGAGTATGTCCCCCAGGAACGCAAATTGACTGAATAG
- a CDS encoding TonB family protein: protein MKHLHWRTFVSQFLLLAILTAIASAFSLTAFAQGKETKTDHSLDGLSLRPIHVTTRTFQMTAERGSYQDVNDQVFRMSTASLTNYDQWMNTFKKLYPEFEIDLLRADYRSVYRTSRPATISLVKQKDGREIEIQLNGAQSFGDGVTPGTTLVAEVALHFPNERSNKPLGFSIQPLEVESGKTYFFAVRNLNIRATDFVDFVRPNAVAENFNNKDIYLLFAFTVDLDTRPTPARLINEQQSVAFQEKATKKVVPEIPNDLRDKGFGGSTRVRVEVSPEGKVTSADVQYSTFPEINKIAVAAARQWEFPKSLFESDKNPITCYITFSFPVQPAAQKPSSSNSEK from the coding sequence ATGAAACATCTTCACTGGCGAACGTTCGTTTCCCAATTTCTTTTGTTGGCGATTCTTACCGCCATCGCTTCAGCCTTCTCTCTGACCGCTTTCGCTCAAGGCAAAGAAACAAAAACGGATCATTCCCTGGATGGTTTGTCGCTGCGACCGATTCACGTCACAACACGCACTTTCCAGATGACAGCCGAACGTGGCAGTTATCAGGACGTGAATGATCAGGTGTTCAGAATGTCAACCGCCAGTCTGACCAATTACGACCAGTGGATGAACACTTTCAAAAAGCTTTACCCGGAATTTGAGATTGATCTGCTGAGAGCGGATTACAGAAGCGTTTATCGTACCTCCAGGCCTGCGACAATTTCATTGGTGAAGCAAAAGGACGGACGGGAAATCGAAATCCAGCTTAATGGCGCGCAAAGTTTTGGGGATGGCGTCACACCGGGCACAACCCTTGTCGCGGAAGTTGCCCTTCATTTCCCAAACGAAAGATCGAACAAACCGTTGGGATTTTCGATTCAGCCGTTGGAGGTCGAAAGCGGGAAAACGTATTTTTTTGCGGTGCGAAATCTGAATATCCGCGCAACAGATTTCGTAGATTTTGTCCGTCCAAATGCTGTCGCAGAAAATTTCAACAACAAAGACATTTATCTTTTGTTTGCCTTCACCGTTGATCTGGATACAAGGCCGACGCCCGCTCGTTTGATCAATGAACAACAGTCTGTCGCATTCCAGGAGAAGGCAACAAAAAAAGTCGTCCCCGAAATTCCAAATGATTTACGCGACAAAGGGTTTGGAGGAAGCACGCGCGTTCGCGTAGAAGTGTCGCCCGAAGGCAAAGTCACCAGCGCGGATGTGCAGTACTCCACCTTCCCGGAAATCAATAAAATCGCTGTCGCGGCAGCGCGGCAATGGGAATTTCCCAAATCCTTATTTGAATCGGATAAAAATCCGATTACGTGTTACATCACCTTTAGCTTCCCGGTTCAACCGGCGGCGCAAAAACCGTCGTCGTCCAACTCGGAGAAGTAA
- a CDS encoding ATP-binding protein yields MSKPAQSLAAPERLPDWAEEIVRKYRSGEASHFLLHHNIYDLTRGRNGFVSLLAFLQQELLGNKRTLLYNRSEGITFDSDETLRAFVAHQRVADPLLNAKTAAQLPADPSRALPMIERFLYFSDKNAVVINFLETIFPAANVGHLSSEDRNSLVSIQRWLTTPRFTDSDNLVILVAESLSDVHPRVRENSRLAKIKIPYPDEAQRLEYIKEFLSVYPIEQIEMTQEQLAELTSGLNLVHLRSLLCAARESDDGLTFADVRLKKKEIIETECAGLIEFVTPRHGLDSVGGMREAKDYLRDIAGTIKQGNHEEAPMGILICGPVGTGKTFLAECFAKDCGLNVVEFKNFRDKWVGSTEANLEKILNLLQSLSPIVVLIDEADAALGTREMDGDSGVNQRVFSKIAAAMSNTANRGKILWILMTSRPDRLPIDLKRQGRCEEHIALFYPETSGERREIAEVMMAKNKIEHQVTNWGPITNSQLHLSGADIESILIRARRIARIADHEKVTNEDVAFVASEFTPARDDLAVEYQELVAAREATSRAMVPNRFRTMTSAEIARRLEMLRPLIR; encoded by the coding sequence ATGTCGAAACCGGCGCAATCACTGGCTGCCCCGGAACGTTTACCCGATTGGGCAGAAGAAATCGTTCGCAAATACCGGTCCGGTGAAGCCAGTCATTTTCTATTGCACCACAACATTTACGATTTAACGCGAGGCCGGAACGGCTTTGTTTCACTATTGGCGTTTTTGCAACAGGAACTGCTCGGCAACAAACGCACGCTGCTTTACAACCGCAGCGAAGGGATCACCTTTGATTCGGACGAAACCCTTCGCGCGTTCGTCGCTCACCAACGCGTCGCCGATCCGCTCCTCAATGCCAAAACGGCAGCCCAATTGCCCGCCGATCCTTCGCGAGCGTTGCCGATGATCGAGCGGTTCCTGTATTTTTCGGATAAAAACGCAGTCGTCATCAATTTCCTGGAAACCATTTTTCCGGCAGCCAATGTCGGCCATCTTTCCAGCGAAGATCGCAACTCCCTGGTTTCCATTCAACGTTGGCTGACCACGCCTCGCTTCACGGACTCAGACAATTTGGTGATTCTGGTCGCCGAATCGCTTTCCGATGTGCATCCGCGCGTGCGGGAAAATTCCCGGCTTGCCAAAATCAAAATTCCCTACCCGGACGAAGCGCAACGGTTGGAGTACATCAAAGAATTCCTCTCCGTCTATCCGATTGAGCAAATCGAGATGACCCAGGAACAACTCGCGGAACTCACTTCGGGGCTGAATTTGGTTCATCTGCGTTCACTGCTTTGCGCAGCACGCGAATCCGATGACGGGCTGACCTTTGCGGATGTTCGCCTGAAAAAGAAGGAAATCATCGAAACGGAATGCGCGGGGTTGATTGAATTCGTCACGCCGCGTCACGGGTTGGATTCTGTGGGCGGAATGCGCGAAGCCAAGGATTATCTGCGCGACATCGCCGGAACGATCAAGCAGGGCAATCACGAAGAAGCGCCGATGGGCATTTTGATTTGCGGCCCTGTGGGAACCGGCAAAACTTTCCTGGCGGAATGTTTCGCCAAAGATTGCGGTTTGAATGTGGTCGAATTCAAAAACTTCCGCGACAAATGGGTCGGTTCGACCGAAGCCAATCTGGAAAAGATTCTCAACCTGCTGCAATCGCTGTCGCCAATTGTCGTGCTGATTGATGAAGCCGACGCCGCGTTGGGCACGCGCGAAATGGATGGAGACAGCGGCGTCAACCAGCGCGTGTTTTCCAAAATCGCCGCCGCCATGAGCAACACCGCCAATCGCGGAAAAATTTTGTGGATTTTGATGACTTCTCGCCCCGACCGTTTGCCGATTGATTTGAAACGGCAAGGCCGCTGCGAAGAACATATCGCGCTGTTTTACCCTGAAACTTCCGGTGAGCGACGGGAGATTGCCGAGGTGATGATGGCAAAAAACAAGATTGAACACCAAGTCACCAATTGGGGGCCGATCACCAACAGCCAGCTTCATTTGTCCGGCGCGGACATCGAATCCATTTTGATTCGCGCGCGCCGCATCGCTCGCATCGCCGATCATGAAAAAGTCACCAATGAAGACGTGGCGTTTGTCGCTTCAGAATTCACCCCGGCGCGCGATGATCTGGCGGTGGAGTATCAGGAACTGGTTGCCGCGCGTGAAGCCACTTCACGCGCGATGGTTCCCAATCGGTTTCGGACAATGACCAGCGCTGAAATCGCTCGACGCTTGGAAATGCTGCGCCCGCTGATCCGCTAA